CGATCGGATATTGGATCCAAACTATCCGGACATTTTCCTTTGCGTCCGGACCGTCGCGAGAGCATTGTTGTTGTCTCCCCATCAAGGCGGTGCGCGCCGGTGTTACCGGCTTGCGCATCCGACTTTAGCTGAACTAAAGTTCATGGATAGACGCAAGTCAAGCGGAAAGAAGATATGACCCTCGACACTGACGAGGCGGTCGCGGCAGATGCCGGCACCCCTCCTTCCGAATTTCCGGCAGCTGCCAAGCTCGGCCCCATGCTGCGAGCGCGCCGCAAGGAAATCGGCAAGACCATGAAACAAGTTGCTGCCGAAGCTGGTCTGACAGAGGGCTTCATCAGTCAGATCGAACGGGGACTCTCGACGCCATCGCTGATTTCGCTCTACAACGTCGTCAACGCGCTCGGCACCACTGTCGATGCCTTCCTGTCGCAACCGCCACGACATTCACATTCGATGGTATCCCATGCAGGAGAGCGGCCTGGTTACAATGTAGAGACGAAGGAACGGGTTTACGAGCTGCTTGAACGTGGCTTCCCGGGTGCCAAGCTCAACGGCTGCATCACCCACATGCCGCCGGGCTATGTCTCCGAACTGACGAGCCACGAGGGTGAGGACTTCCTCTACCTGATCGAGGGCGAGATGCTCTACGAGGTCGACGGCAAGGAATACCGGCTGCGTGCCGGGGACACGCTGCATTTTCCGTCCTCCCTGCCGCATCGGGCCCGCAATGTCGGCCCGGGGCCTGCAAGGGAACTCTGGGTGGGCACCACCCGTATCATTACGGAGGACTGAGCTTCCGGCACCGCGCGAGGCTCGCGCGGTGCCGTAGAGCGTACTATTGCTTGCGCGGCCAGGTGTCGGCGAGGCGGTAGCCGGCCGGCCACGGATCGTCCGGATCGAGCATCACCTGGTGCGTGCCGGTGACCCAGGCCCGCCCGGAGATTTCCGGAACGATCGCCGGGCGACCGCCGACTGTAGTTTCGCCGACGATCCGGCAATCGAAACGCGAATCGATGATCGAATGGCCGCTGAAGCGCTGTCCGACCTTCATCAGGCCGCGGGCATGCAGCACCGCCATGCGTGCCGAACATCCCGTGCCGGTCGGCGACCTGTCGAGCTTTGCCGGCTGGATGACGACCGTGTTGCGGCCATGAAGGACGCCGTCCTTCTCTTCGACCGGCAGCGCCAGCTGGCAGAACGAGATGTGGTTCCACTCCGGGTTTTCCGGATGGGTGAAGCCAAGCTGTTCGTTGGCCGCATTGGTGATGCGGATACCGGTCTCGGCAAGCTCGCGCGCCTCATCTGGCGTTACGGAGAATCCGAGCGCGCGGGCATCGGCGATGACAAAGCTGTCGCCGCCATAGGCCGTGTCGACCGTGAGCGTTCCGAGGCCTTCCACTTCGAGCTTTGCATCGAGCTTGTCGGCGAAGGAGGGAACGTTGGTGACGGTGATGCGTTCAGCCTTGCCGTTGCGGCAGGTGGCAACCACGTCGACCAGCCCGCCGGGGGCCTCCAGAACCATCCGCGTTTCCGGCTCGACCATCGGCACGATGCCGCTGTCGAGCAGTACCGTGGAAACACAGATCGAGTTCGAGCCGGACATTGGCGGCGTGTCCTCCGGCTCCATGATGATGAAGCCCATCGTCGCCCGCGGGTCCTTCGGCGGCACCAGGAGATTGATGTGGCGGAAGACGCCGCCGCGCGGCTCGTTCAGCACGAAGTTGCGCAGGCCCTGGTCCTCCGCGATGAAGCGGCGCTGCTCCCAAACGGTCTTGCCGGGTGGCGGTGCGACGCCGCCGACGATGACGTCGCCAACCTCGCCCTCGGCGTGACAGGAAACGATGTGGATTACCTTGCTGCTGCGCATACCTCTTACTCCCTCATATCGACACGCTCCGACCGTGCTACGCATGTTTCACGAGATCGGTGACGCTTTTGAGATCCGTGCCGGCTCGGACGTTTGATGCCTCCGGGTCGGCGGAAATCACTCATAGAAATATTGGATCCAATATACAATATGAAATATGATTGAAACCTTCAGCCGCGCACGCTCTGTTGCCCGCGTGACGGATTGGACCTATGACCGAAAAATGGCAGCGGCGAACGTTGCCCTTCGCAAACTGGGGTTTGGACATATGAAGCTCGATGCCGTCGATGTCAGGCAAGCCGCGTCCGCGGCCGATATCGTCTATGAGGCGCTGCGCAAGGCCATCATCGAGGGCGATCTTGGCGAAGGCGAAAACCTCAGGCAGGACCAGATCGCGCAGATGTTCAACACCAGCCGCATCCCCGTGCGCGAAGCGCTGTCGCGGCTGGAGCAACAAGGCTTGATCACGACACAACGCTACAAGGGCGCTGTCGTCGCTGGCCTTTCGATCGAAGAGATCGAGGAAATCTTCGAATTCCGGGCAATGCTGGAAGCCGAGGTCATCCGCCTGGCAGTACCCAACATGGATCGCCGGACGCTCGACATTGCTCGGGGGTACTGCGAGGAGTTCGGCCGAGAGCCCGATCCGGCCAAATGGGGCGAGACCAACCGCAGCTTTCACTACAGTCTCTACGAAGCCGCCCGCCGGCCGTATTATCTGCAGATCGTTCGTGGTTCACTTGATCGCATCGATCGATATCTGCGAGCTCAACTCACCCTGACCGACGGCGTCATGCGAGCCAAGCGCGAGCATCAGGCGATCCTGGAGGCGTGCATGGCGAAAGATGCGGAACTCGCCTCGCAGTTGACGCGAAACCACGTTCTGGATGCTGGTCGCTCGCTCGTCGCCTTCCTGCGCGAAGAGAGGGCCTGATCAGCGGACATCGACCTTCCGTGGGCACCGAATTGGCTATTTGAGCCTGTTCGCCTCCGCGACGAAGTCGGACAGCATGGGCACATAGTCCTCGCCGCGACCGGCGTTGACGGCCAGGGCGAATGAATTGCGCACGGCCGCCCCAACAGGGTTGGCAACGCCTTCGGCGTTGGCGAAGGCGGCGAGGTAGCTCATGTCCTTGAAGCCGTTACGGATGGCAAACTTGTGGGCATTCGGGTCGCGCTCCAGAACCCAGCGAAAGAAGGTCTGGTAGAAGCCGCAATCCATCCGTCCGCCGCGGATGACGCTGTCGAAGGTTTCCGGCATCAGCCCTGCCTTGCGGCCCAGCATGAGGGCCTCCGAATAGAGCGCGGCATAGCCCATCGACAGGAAATTGTTCAGAAGCTTCATGGTGTGCCCCGTTCCCGTCGGCCCGGTGTGGATGACGCGGCCGGCGAAGCAGTCGAGGATGGGCCGGATCCGGGCGATGTCCGCATCGGCACCGCCGACCATCACGTCAAGCGTGCCGGCGGCGGCATCGGCCGGCGTGCGGCCGAGCGGCGCGTCGATCAGCGTGATCCCCTTCGCCGCGAGCTTTGCTGCAAGCGTCGTGGTGACGGACGGGTCGGAGGTGGAGCAGTCGATGATGGTGAGTACCCGGCCCGAAGCCGCGATGCCATCCGTTCCCTCGACGACATCAAGAACTTCCGGCGAGCCAGTGACGCAAAGGACGATCACGTCGCAGCGCTCCGCCATCTCGCGCGGCGACTTCGCTTCGGTCGCGCCCTTGGCGAGCAATGTCTCGAGTGGTGCGCGGTTGCGGTGCGCCATGCCGACCAGCGGATGTCCCTTTGCCAGGATGTTTGCCGCCATGCCCTGGCCCATGAACCCGAGTCCGATGAAGCCCACTGCCTGCTTGGTCATGGTCGTCTTCCTTTCGTCGTCCGCGTGCGCGCCTGTCGCCAGAATAGCAGCCGGCATTGCCGACGCGTAGAGTTGATGGTCGTTCTGTCAGTTGTTCATGAAGACGTAGTCCGTCTCCTGCCTCAGCGTTTCGCCGGGGCGTAGTACAGCTTTCGGAAAAGCTGCGTGGTTGACCGCATCAGGCCAGATCTGCGTTTCCAGGCAAAAGCCGGCAAAGGGGCCGTAGCGCCGCCCCTCGTGGCCAGGTACCGGCACGTCGAGCTTTGCGCCCGTGTAGAACTGCACGCCCGGCTCGGTGGTCCGCACCTCCATCGACACACCGGAGTTGAGGCTGCGCGCGCGAGCGACCGAGCTCTTGGCGCGACGTTCCGCAGCCAGACAGAAGTTGTGATCGAAGGCGCCGCCGCCCGCATCGGTCTGTCGACGCAACGGCGTCATTTCGCGCAAATCGAACGGCGTTCCGTCAACAGGGCGGATTTCACCGGTCGGGATGAGACGGCTGTCGACGGGCAGGTAGTGATCTGCAGCGATCATGAGGTCGTGCCCAAGTGCGTCCTCACCGCCGTCGAGATTGAAATAGCTATGCTGACAGACGTTGGCGATTGTCGCCGCGTCGCTCGTCGTTTCGTAGAGCACAGACAGAGTGCCTTCGCCGCCCAGCCGATAGGTGCAGGTGATGGTGCAATTGCCGGGGTAACCGGCGCGACCGTCAGGATCGACAATGCGCAGCACGACATGGCTTTCCGATTGTTCGACGATCTGCCAATTGCACTTTGCGATGCAGTCGCTGCCGCCATGAAGGTGAGTGACGCCATTCTCGTTCAATTCGAGCTGGTAGGCGGTTCCGTCGATTTCAAATCGGCCGTTGCCGATGCGGTTCGAATTGCGGCCGGGCGTCGCGCCGAAATAGGGGGAATGGGCGAGGTAGTCCGACAGTTTCTCGAAACCGAGCACCAGCGGCGGTGGGTGACCTGCGAGACGCAGATCCTGAATGACGGCACCCCAGGTGATGACCTGCGCCGTCAGTCCGCCGCCCGAGATCGTGATCCGATAGACCGGCTCGCCCGTCGGCATCCTGCCGAACAGTTCATTCTCCGCATTCACCGCATGTCCTCCCCGGTCTGCTACTCACATGATCGGTTTAGCCGAACCAACATCGGCAAATTGAGGCAAAACCCGAGCCGGGGCAATTATAAAATCATACTTTTGCGGGAGATTAGCGCGACAGTTCCTTCGTCGCCGACTGCAGCCCGGCAAGCGTCAGCGGAAACATGCGACCCTGCATGAGGCGGTCGATCAGTCCGATCGACTGCGTATAGGACCAATACTCCTGCTTCACGGGGTTGAGCCAGATCGACCGGTGAAAGTGCTCGGTGATTCTGGACATCCAGACCGCGCCGGCTTCCTTGTTCCAGTGCTCGACGGAGCCACCCGGATGGGTGACCTCGTAGGGGCTCATCGATGCGTCGCCCACGAAGATCACGCGATAGTCGCTGCCGTAGGTGCGGATCACGTCGAGTGTGGACGTGACGTCGACGCGCCGGCGTCGGTTATCCTTCCAGACGCCCTCGTAGATGCAGTTGTGGAAATAGAAATGCTCCAGATGCCGGAATTCGGCGCGCGCGGCCGAAAAGAGTTCCTCGACATCGCGGATATGCGAGTCCATCGACCCGCCGACGTCGAAGAACATCAGGAGCTTTACCGCATTGCGCCGCTCGGGCCGCGTGACGACATCGATATAGCCGTGCTGGGCGGTGGAGCGGATCGTGCCGGGCAGATCCAGCTCGTCCGCCGCGCCCTCGCGCACCCAGCGTCGCAGCCGCTTCAGCGCGACCTTGATGTTGCGGGTGCCGAGTTCGACGCTGTCGTCGTACTCCTTGAATTCGCGCCGGTCCCAGACCTTGACGGCGCGGCGATGCCGGGATTTGTCCTGGCCGATGCGCACGCCTTCGGGATTATAGCCGAAGGCGCCGAAGGGGGATGTGCCGGCCGTGCCGATCCACTTCGAGCCACCCTGGTGGCGTCCCTTCTGTTCGGCAAGGCGCTGGCGCAAGGTCTCCATGAGCTTGTCGAAGCCGCCAAGACTCTCGACAAGACGTTTCTCCTCAGCGGAAAGGAATTTCTCTGCCAGTTTCTGCAGCCATTCAGTGGGAACCTTGATGTCGACACCTTCCGACTCGGCACCTGATACTGGCTCAAGCCCCTTGAAGGTCTCGGCAAAGACGCGGTCGAAGCGATCGATGAAGCGTTCGTCCTTCACCAGTGCGCTGCGGGCGAGATAGTAGAAGGCCTCCACGTCGAAGTCCGCAATACCTGCTTCCATGCCTTCCAGCAGCGCCAGGAATTCCCGGAGCGTGACCGGAATCTTCGCAGCCTTGAGCGCAAGAAAAAACGGAATGAACATGGCCGTCAGAGGTTCTTCTGGTAGATGATGAACGGCGTCTTCTCGGCGATGCGGTCATAGAGGCGGCGCGCGGTCGCGTTGAACTCCTGCGTCATCCAGTGAACCTCAGGCGTGCCCGCTTCGGCAGCCTTGGCATAGACCGCCTCGATCAGCGCCCTGCCGACGCCGATGCCGCGCACTTCAGGATCGGTATAGAGATCCTGCAGGTAGCAGACATTGTTGATGGTCCAGCAGGAGCGATGGAAGAGATAGTGGGCAAGGCCGACAGGCTTGCCGTCATGGAAGGCAAGCAGGCCAGCGAATTCATTGGCGCCGCCCTCCGTCAGGCGCGCGAAAGTCGAACGATAGATCTCCTCGGGCAGCGTGGTCTCGTAGAAGGTGAGATAGTCTGTCCAGAGGCGGCGCCAATCGGGCTCGTCCGCCTGCGTGACGGGCCTGATTACGAGTCCTTCCATGCGCTATCCCTCCGAACCGATTTTCTCCAGGTCATACGGCGTCGACTGGTACATCTCGTTGATCCAGTTGCCGAACAGCAGATGCGCATGGCTTCGCCAGCGGTTCAAGGGGGCGATGGCCGGATCGTTGTGGGGGAAATAGTTCCTCGGCATCTTGATCGGAACGCCGGCGTTCACGTCGCGGAAATACTCGTCGGCCAGCGAAGTCGAGTCGTATTCCACGTGGTTGAAGACGTAGAGCCGCTTGCCCGCCTTCTCCTGCACGAAACACACGCCCGTCTCGTCGGATTCCATCAGGATCTCCAGATCCGGGCGTTTGCGGATGTCCTCGGCGCGCACCTCCGTCCAGCGGGAGACCGGGATCTGGAAATCGTCGGAAAACCCATTGAGGAAGACGGACGAGGGATTGCGGTTGTGGTGGCGGAAGACGCCGAAGGCCTTTTCGTTAAGCGTGTACTTCGGCACGCCGTGGAAGTGGTAGATCGCCGCCATCGCGCCCCAGCAGACGTTCAGCGTCGAGTGGACATTTGTCTCGGTCCAGTCGAAGATCTGCTTCATCTCGTCCCAATAGGTCACGTCCTCGTAGTCCAGCGTCTCGATCGGAGCGCCGGTGATGATGAACCCGTCGAACTTGCGATGCTTGATGTCCTCCCACGTGTCGTAGAAGGCGAGGAGGTGCTCTTCCGAGGTGTTTTTCGCCTTGTGACCGCCGATGCGCACCAGTGACAGTTCCACCTGCAGCGGGCTTGCGCCGACGAGGCGTGCCATCTGGATCTCGGTCTTGATCTTGTTCGGCATGAGATTCAGGAGCCCGATCTGCAACGGGCGGATATCCTGGCGGACAGCCACCGTCTCGGACATCACCCGCACGCCCTCATGAACGAGGGTTTCGAAAGCAGGCAGGGTATCGGGAATCTTGATGGGCATGGTTCACTCGATCAAACAAAAAAACCGGCGGCGACAAAATCGCGACCGGTCCGGGAAGATCTCTTCTCGCGGCCCTTTAGCGACTTGTTTTACGTGGCTGCAAGCCGGCCGGCCAAATCACCACGGGACATGTCTTCAATAGCGCCAGACGGCGCCGGAATCAATCGCCCGTCCCGGAACGGTTAGCCGTCGCGCCGTGCCATGAAGGCCAGCCGCTCGAACAGGTGCACGTCCTGCTCATTCTTGAGCAGGGCGCCATAGAGTTTCGGCAGCATAGTTTTTGGATCGGTGCGCAGATCGCCAGGCTCCACCTCGTCGGCGACGAGCAGCCGAATCCAGTCGAGCGCTTCGGAGGTGGACGGTCTTTTCTTCAGGCCGGGCGTTTCCCGGATTTCAAAGAAGGTGGAAAGTGCGGCCGAAAGCAACGACTTGCGGATGCCGGGATAGTGCACTTCGATGATGCGTGCCAGCGTCTCGGCGTCGGGAAAGCGGATGTAGTGGAAGAAGCAGCGGCGCAGGAAGGCGTCCGGCAGCTCCTTCTCGTTGTTGGAGGTTATGATAACGATCGGGCGGTTTGCTGCGGCAACGGTCTCGCTCGTCTCGTAGACGTGGAACTCCATGCGGTCGAGTTCCTGCAGCAGGTCATTCGGAAACTCGATATCGGCCTTGTCGATCTCGTCGATCAACAGAACGGTTTTTATTGGCGCCTCGAAGGCCTGCCAGAGCTTGCCCTTGCGGATATAGTTGCGCACGTCGTTGATGCGCTCGTCGCCGAGCTGGCTGTCACGCAGGCGGGAGACGACGTCATACTCGTAGAGGCCCTGCTGGGCCTTGGTCGTCGACTTCACGCTCCACTCGATCAGGTCGAGGCCGAGGGCGGTCGCCACCTGGCGGGCGAGTTCCGTCTTGCCAGTTCCGGGTTCACCCTTGACGAGCAGCGGACGCTCAAGCCGGATCGCCGCGTTGACGGCAACCATCAGATCCTTGTCGGCAACGTAATCGGCTGTTCCGGTAAACTGCATGCTTCTGCCCTGCTGAATTTTCGCAGGGGCCATCTAAGGGATGGCGGCATGGTCCGTAAAGGGGATAAGCCAAACGCCCTGCTCGCCGCCTTCGCGCGACGAGCAGATTTCGTGCCCGAAATTCCGGTCGAATTCCGTGGCTCAGACCACGAACTGCCCACCATTGGCCGTGATCGTCGAGCCGGTGATGAAACCGGCATCGTCGGATGCAAGGAAGAGGACGCAGCGGGCGATCTCTTCGGGCTCGCCCAACCGGCCTACGGGGATCTGCGGGATGATGCGTTCGTTCAACACCTTTTCAGGCACGGCGCGAACCATTTCCGTGCCGATATAGCCCGGGCAGATGGCATTGACGGTGATCCCCTTGGCCGCACCCTCCTGCGCTAAGGCCTTGGTGAAGCCGAGATCGCCGGCTTTGGCGGCGGAGTAGTTCACCTGCCCCATCTGGCCTTTCTGACCGTTGATGGAGGAAATGTTGATCACCCGGCCGAAACTGCGGTCGCGCATGCCCGTCCAGACCGGATGGGTCATGTTGAACAGGCCGGTCAGGTTGGTGTTGACGACCTCGCCCCATTGCTGAGGCGTCATCTTGTGGAACATCGCGTCGCGGGTGATGCCGGCATTGTTGACGAGCACCTCGATGGGGCCGAGATCTGCCTCAACCTTGGCAATGCCGTCTGCGCAAGCCTCGTAGCTCGAGACGTCCCACTTGTAGACGGAAATCCCGGTTTCGGCCTTGAAGGCGTTCGCGGCCTCATCGTTGCCGGCGTAGGTGGCGGCAACCCTATAGCCAGCCTTCTTGAGGGCCGTTGAAATGGCCGCGCCGATGCCGCGCGTACCACCTGTGACCAATGCTACCCTGCTCATGTGTGCACTCCCCTCTGATGTTTTTTCGTTGGGCCAGGGGTGCCGCTGGTAAACGCCACCCCTTGAATGCGTGCGCGACGGATGCCGGCGCTAGTGTAAGTCGAGCCTTACATACGCTCGATGCACATGGCCACGCCCATGCCGCCGCCGATGCAAAGCGTCGCCAGACCCTTGGAGACGCCACGGCGCTTCATTTCGAACAAAAGCGTGTTGAGGACGCGAGCACCGGAGGCGCCGATCGGATGGCCGATGGCGATCGCGCCGCCGTTGACGTTGACGATCGACGGATCCCAGCCGAGATCCTTGTTGACTGCGCAAGCCTGGGCGGCGAATGCCTCGTTTGCCTCAACGAGGCCGAGATCGCCAACCTTCCAGCCAGCCTTTTCCAGCGCCTTGCGCGAGGCAGGGATCGGGCCGGTGCCCATGATCTTCGGATCGACACCGGCGGTCGCCCAGGAAACGATCCGGGCGAGCGGCTGGATGCCGCGGCGGGCGGCTTCGGCTTCGCTCATGAGCAACGCCGCGGCGGCGCCATCGTTGATCCCCGATGCGTTGGCGGCGGTCACCGTACCGTCCTTGTCGAAGGCCGGCTTCAGCTTGGTCATCGCATCCAGCGTTGCACCGTGGCGGATGTATTCGTCGCTATCGACGACGATGTCGCCCTTGCGGGTCTTGATGGTGAAGGGAACGATCTCGTCCTTGAAGCGGCCTGCCTTCTGCGCGGCCTCGGCTTTGTTCTGGGAGGCGACGGCGAAGGCATCCTGCTCCTCGCGGGAAAGCTGCCACTGGCGGGCGACGTTCTCCGCCGTGATTCCCATATGGTAGCCGTAGAAGGCGTCCATCAGGCCGTCCTTGATCATCGTGTCGATCATCTTGAAGTCGCCCATCTTCACGCCGCCGCGCAGGTGCGCGCAGTGCGGCGCCATGGACATGGACTCCATGCCGCCGGCGACGATGATGTTCGCATCGCCGGTTGCGATCTGCTGCATACCGAGTGCGACGGCACGAAGGCCGGAACCGCAGAGCTGGTTCATGCCCCAGGCGGTCTTCTCTTGCGGTATGCCGGCCTTCATGGCCGCCTGCCGGGCAGGGTTCTGGCCTTCGCCTGCGGGCAGAACCTGGCCCAGGATGACTTCGTCCACGTCGCTGGCCGATACGCCGGCGCGCTCGAGGACGGCGGAAATCGCTGCTGCGCCAAGTTCATGGGCGGGCGTGTTGGCGAAGGCGCCATTGAAGGAGCCGACGGCGGTCCGGGCCGCGCTTGCGATGACGATGGACGGTGTGCTCATGGGGCTACTTCCTCACTGTTTTGGACCCGCGACCGAAGGTCCACCGCAGCTTGCGGCGGTCCCGTCCCGGGAAATCCCTTTCGGTTGCCGCGCCGGTCAACTGACCTCGCCCGGCAACCGCCTCACGGCAAAACTGGCAAAGCTTCGATGGAGAGTCAAACGCCTTATCGCCGCTCCCGCGTATGCTGCAGTCCCAAGCGGGGCGGATAAAAGTTATGTTGCGCAGCATTTTCTCACTGCAACGCACAATTAGATTGTCATACCATTATTTTTGCGGATACTCGCAGTCGACCGGAGAGCGGTTGGAATGCGGGGATGAGGAGACCCAGATGGCCAAGAATGACGGTCAGATCACGATCAAGAAATATGCAAACAGGCGGCTCTACAATACGGGAACGAGCACCTATGTGACGCTCGACGATCTCGCGGTGATGGTGAAGAAGGGGGAGAACTTCATCGTCCAGGACGCGAAATCCGGAGAGGACATCACCCACACGGTGCTGACACAGATCATCTTCGAACAGGAATCCAAGACCGGCAATACGCTTCTGCCGATCTCCTTCCTGCGCCAGCTCATAGGTTTCTACGGCGACCAGATGCAGATGGTGGTGCCGAGCTACCTCGAGCACTCGATGCAGGCCTTTACCGAGCAGCAAGTGCAGATGCGCGAGCAGATCAACAAGGCTTTCGGCGACACGCCGATCGGCAAGAACCTGCAGATGCCGATGCAGCTGGTGGAAGAGCAGGTCCGCCGCAACACCGAGATGTTCCAAAAGGCGATGCAGATGTTTTCGCCCTTCGTAAGCGCGCCGCCACCGAAGGAAACGAAGAAGGCCGAAGCCAAGGACATCGACGAACTGAAGGAGCAGCTTCGCGCGCTACAGTCGAAGCTGGACAATCTGAGCTAGGCTGACGAGCGGAAACTGGACTGTGGCCGGAGGAAACTGGCTGTTCCCGAATTCGCCTGGGTGCCCGCATTGAGGGCCCAGCGGCAAAAGAAAAGGGCCGGACAATGCCGGCCCACATTTCTCGCTATCCGGAAGCGCTTATGCGCTTTCCTTCGGCGTCAGAACCTGGCGACCGCGGTACATGCCGGTCTTCAGGTCGATGTGGTGCGGACGGCGCAGTTCGCCGGAGTTCTTGTCTTCGATGTAGCTCGGAGCCTTCAGGGCGTCGGCGGAGCGGCGCATGCCGCGCTTGGACGGGCTCGTTTTTCTTTTCGGTACAGCCATTTCACTACTCCACTGAACGGGCAAACACGTCCCAGGCCACCCAAAATGGCCGAAAAAGACATGCATCTATCTCGGAAATTTGGCGGGCTTATACATGGCAAAAACCCGCTTGACCAGTCCCCGCAAGGATTTTTTCGCTTTGTGCCGAAAGCCGTCACCGGATCTTGCCGGCTGCGCCGGCGCCGCCTCGCGACAAACAAGGGCGCTCGCTCCCAGGTGATCTGTCAGGCTTCGTCTTCCGGCACGATCCATGTCTCGGCCAATGCGGCCGCTTCCCACTTCTTCCAGGCAGGGTGAGCCATAACGCGGTCCATGTAGGCAAGCGAACCGTGGTCGGTGGTCAACTTGTAGGCATGGAAGCGATTGACGACTGGGGCATACATCGCATCCGCCGCCGAAAAGGCGCCGCACAGAAAGGGGCCTTCCCAGCGCTGTAGCGCATCGCGCCAGATCGCCTCGATCCGCGCGACGTCATCCGCAACGCCTTCCGGCAGATCGATTGCGCGCTGCGGCCGGCGAATGTTCATCGGGCAGGCGTTGCGAAGCGCGCGGAAGCCGGCGAGCATTTCCATCGAGACGGAGCGGGCCTGGGCGCGGGCTTCGCGATCTGTCGGCCAGATGCCGGCATCGGGGTAGAGCTCGGCGATATACTCGATGATCGCCAGCGACTCCCAGACCCGCACCTTGCCGTGGTGCAGCACAGGCACCCGGCCGGTGGGCGAGAGCTCCTTGAAGGCAGGATTGCCGGCGGCGAAGTCGAAGGGGATCACACGATCGGAGAAGGGGATGCCGGCCGCCTCCATCGCAATCCAGGGGCGGAAGGACCAGGAAGAGTAGTTCTTGTTGCCAATATAGAGAACGAGGTCGGACATAGGGGCTCCCTGCAGGTTCGTTGCTCCGAACCTAGAACCGCCTGCCGTTCAGCGCCAATGAAAAGGTATGAACTCAATCATAAAGGCATCTGATGTATTCGCCGGAGCGGCTGGCGCGGCGCTCGATCACGGTGGCGAGCCGCTTCAGGCCGCGCCCGGGCTTGCCGGCGTTGCGATCGATCGGGTTGGGGAGCGAAACCGCAAGCAGCGCCGCCTGCCGCCGTGACAGCTTTTTGGCGGACACGTTGAATTGGTGCTGGGCGGCCGCCTCGATCCCGTAAATGCCCGGGCCCCATTCGGCGATGTTGAGGTAAATCTCCATCAGCCGGCGCTTGCTCCAGACGAGATCAGCGGCAACAGCAAGCGGCAGCTCCAGCCCCTTGCGTACAAAGGAGCGCCCATTCCAGAGAAAGAGGTTCTTGACCGTCTGCATCGGGATCGTGCTGGCGCCGCGCGTCGCTGCGCCGTCGAGGGCGTCATTGACGACGCCGCGCATCTGCTTCCAATCGACGCCGCCATGGGCGCAGAACTGGCCGTCCTCCGACATCATCACCGATTGCACGAGAACCGGGGCGATGTCGTCGAAATCCACCCACTGGCGGTCATAGCCGTTCAGCGTAGCGAGGTCGCGCAGCATCAGCGTCGAAACGGGATGGATGAAGCCGAAAGCATAGACAGGAATCAGGAGGTAGGGCAGAGCCAGCAGCGAGATTACCGCGAGCACCGCCTTCCGCCAGCCATGTTTAAGCCGCCGGATCACGCCTCTGTCCTCGCCAGGGCCGGGTTCTGTGGCATCCAGCTGTCTGGCATCCAGTTGCGCCTCGACGCGTGTTTCCGGTGCAATCTCCAAAGGCCAGTGTCGTCCCTCTTGCCGTTCCGGGCTTTCATACCGTCGCGGCGCCCGGTTTGCCAGTGGTTGCAGAGAACTTTGCCGGCGTTTGGCGCCGCTATCCCAACCTTCGCCGTTGCCTATCGTCGCGCCCCATGCCAAAGAGCGGCCATGACCAGCCATTCCGCCCTTTTTCAGCAACGCTTGAAATCGCATG
The Rhizobium sp. ARZ01 genome window above contains:
- the mtgA gene encoding monofunctional biosynthetic peptidoglycan transglycosylase; the encoded protein is MDARQLDATEPGPGEDRGVIRRLKHGWRKAVLAVISLLALPYLLIPVYAFGFIHPVSTLMLRDLATLNGYDRQWVDFDDIAPVLVQSVMMSEDGQFCAHGGVDWKQMRGVVNDALDGAATRGASTIPMQTVKNLFLWNGRSFVRKGLELPLAVAADLVWSKRRLMEIYLNIAEWGPGIYGIEAAAQHQFNVSAKKLSRRQAALLAVSLPNPIDRNAGKPGRGLKRLATVIERRASRSGEYIRCLYD